Proteins from a genomic interval of Rhizobium rhododendri:
- a CDS encoding DUF6904 family protein has protein sequence MIGDYTSLTWLHEVVHDVNDRSPLVNDKEGSFLGLAYDVRKAYVRQREILQPPKHLEEIGVRYGVQILWPVLMLQQRLLRQSLALLDHKAKTQAIAYALEAVIEEGLRADFGAQAGLNIDL, from the coding sequence TTGATCGGGGACTACACGTCCCTCACCTGGCTGCATGAAGTCGTTCACGATGTGAACGATCGCTCGCCCCTTGTGAATGACAAGGAAGGCTCCTTCCTCGGGTTGGCGTATGATGTGCGGAAAGCATATGTGCGGCAGCGCGAAATTCTTCAACCACCAAAACATTTGGAGGAAATCGGCGTCCGCTATGGTGTCCAGATCCTTTGGCCTGTTCTTATGTTGCAGCAGCGGCTGCTGAGGCAATCTCTCGCGTTGCTCGATCATAAGGCCAAGACACAAGCCATCGCTTATGCCTTGGAGGCGGTCATCGAAGAGGGATTGCGCGCGGATTTTGGAGCGCAGGCGGGGCTTAACATCGATCTTTAG
- a CDS encoding RES domain-containing protein: protein MVNLTGQGLAVAGATAEVPHSGLPYLAPQAWSRAIFDHGENVDGIAYHARHDDTQVCYAIFDRAGLALSETARELHLDADWFWRIAEEYGSGLSP from the coding sequence ATGGTCAATCTCACCGGTCAGGGACTTGCTGTAGCCGGTGCAACCGCGGAGGTTCCCCATTCGGGCCTGCCCTATCTGGCGCCGCAGGCATGGTCCCGGGCGATATTCGATCACGGTGAAAATGTCGACGGTATCGCTTATCACGCACGTCACGACGATACGCAGGTGTGCTATGCGATATTCGACCGCGCCGGCCTGGCGCTCAGCGAGACGGCGCGCGAACTCCATCTCGATGCGGACTGGTTTTGGCGTATTGCGGAGGAATATGGCTCGGGACTCTCGCCTTAG
- a CDS encoding DUF6904 family protein, producing MLSYRLLKNYAGILLIGDYTSLTWLHAVVHDVNDRSPLVKDKEGSFLGLAYDVRKAYERQREIIQLPKHSEEGGVRYGVQILWPILMLQQRLLRQSLAFLDHTAKTQAIAYALEAVIEDGLREDFGAQAGLIIDLWQRLDPAQPEVFDMMDSR from the coding sequence ATGCTCTCCTACCGCTTGCTGAAGAACTACGCCGGCATCCTGTTGATCGGCGACTACACGTCCCTGACCTGGCTGCATGCAGTCGTTCACGATGTAAACGATCGCTCGCCTCTTGTGAAAGACAAGGAAGGCTCCTTCCTCGGGTTGGCGTATGATGTTCGAAAAGCCTATGAGCGGCAGCGCGAAATTATTCAACTACCCAAACACTCTGAGGAAGGCGGCGTCCGCTATGGTGTCCAGATCCTTTGGCCCATTCTTATGTTGCAGCAGAGGCTGCTGAGGCAATCTCTCGCGTTTCTCGACCACACGGCCAAGACACAAGCCATCGCTTATGCCTTGGAGGCGGTCATCGAGGATGGATTGCGCGAGGATTTTGGAGCGCAGGCTGGGCTTATCATCGATCTTTGGCAGCGCCTCGACCCAGCTCAGCCTGAAGTGTTCGACATGATGGACAGTCGCTGA
- a CDS encoding HEPN domain-containing protein, producing the protein MIFPEQLDHLPDRKRRELSQVVKIIFEEFEDAQKTKLSEKARAGRILKLILFGSYARGDWVEDHDSGYRSDYDLLAIVNTNRFAEENEVWLKIDEYLTQEFTVTQRLQTPAKVIVHSLPDVNDKLARGLPFFVDIARDGIMLYEAPGHPLTEPKPLTPEAEQQEAQQHFDQWFPLAVDAFAFAEFGISSQRWRDAAFMLHQASERLYHCVLLVLTLYSPKSHRLGMLRTHAERIDPRLIEAWPRDTKFATRSFTRLDRAYVDARYSAHYEITKEELDWLVGRIKQLQEIVAQICAERLK; encoded by the coding sequence TTGATCTTCCCCGAGCAACTTGATCATCTGCCCGACAGAAAACGCCGCGAGCTGTCTCAGGTCGTGAAGATCATATTTGAGGAGTTCGAGGACGCCCAGAAGACCAAGCTTTCCGAAAAAGCTCGGGCTGGACGGATCCTGAAGCTGATCCTGTTTGGCTCCTATGCCCGTGGTGACTGGGTGGAAGATCACGACAGTGGTTATCGCTCCGACTACGACCTTCTGGCCATCGTCAACACCAACAGATTTGCTGAGGAAAACGAGGTCTGGCTTAAGATAGACGAATACCTCACACAGGAATTCACCGTTACACAGCGCCTCCAGACTCCGGCTAAAGTCATCGTTCATAGCTTGCCGGACGTGAATGATAAACTTGCCCGTGGCCTGCCCTTCTTTGTCGACATCGCCCGTGATGGCATCATGCTATACGAAGCCCCGGGGCATCCGCTAACCGAGCCCAAGCCACTGACGCCGGAGGCCGAGCAGCAAGAGGCGCAACAACATTTCGATCAGTGGTTTCCGTTAGCAGTCGATGCATTCGCTTTCGCGGAATTTGGAATTTCAAGCCAAAGATGGCGCGATGCCGCGTTCATGCTGCACCAAGCATCTGAACGGCTTTACCATTGCGTCCTTCTCGTCCTGACCCTCTACAGCCCGAAATCGCACCGCCTTGGCATGCTCAGAACCCATGCGGAGCGCATCGATCCACGCCTAATTGAGGCTTGGCCTCGCGACACAAAGTTTGCAACGCGATCCTTCACCCGCCTCGACCGTGCCTATGTTGATGCCCGATATTCAGCGCACTATGAGATCACCAAAGAAGAGCTTGATTGGCTTGTCGGCCGGATCAAGCAGCTTCAGGAGATCGTCGCACAGATCTGCGCCGAAAGGCTTAAGTGA